A DNA window from Maribellus comscasis contains the following coding sequences:
- a CDS encoding peptidase U32 family protein, with protein MDKGRVEIMAPVGSYESLMAAIQGGAGSVYFGVEHLNMRSRSANNFTLDDLNKIVKTASENGVKTYLTLNVEIFDGEVQQMHEVLDAAKKAGVSAVIAADISVIQYARSIHLEVHISTQVNITNIEAVKFYAHFADVVVLAREMNIGRVWEINKQIEEEQIKGPGGELVRLEMFVHGALCMAISGKCYLSLHEMNSSANRGSCLQTCRRAYTVTDRETGAELEIDNEYIMSPKDLKTIHFLNKILDAGVSVLKIEGRARSPEYVKTTVECYHEAVEAWQKNQFTEEKVGDWNRRLGMVFNRGFWDGYYLGQRLGEWSANYGSQATKRKLYLGKCTNYFTNIQVAEFKLETNNLRVGDEIIVTGPTTGVVQTVVKEIRYNLLSVEEGMKGQRISVFVDSKLRRSDKLFKVVEAKEVKVRR; from the coding sequence ATGGATAAAGGAAGAGTTGAGATAATGGCCCCGGTTGGTTCGTATGAATCACTTATGGCAGCCATTCAGGGTGGGGCAGGTTCCGTTTATTTTGGTGTGGAGCATTTGAATATGCGGTCACGTTCAGCCAATAATTTTACCCTCGATGACTTAAATAAAATTGTTAAAACGGCATCCGAAAACGGAGTAAAAACCTATTTAACGCTAAATGTTGAAATTTTTGATGGTGAAGTTCAGCAAATGCACGAAGTGCTGGATGCAGCTAAAAAAGCTGGCGTTTCTGCCGTAATTGCAGCTGATATTTCAGTAATTCAGTATGCGCGGTCTATTCATCTGGAGGTACACATCTCTACACAGGTGAACATTACCAATATTGAAGCGGTGAAGTTTTACGCCCATTTTGCTGATGTAGTTGTCTTGGCGCGTGAAATGAACATAGGCAGGGTTTGGGAGATAAACAAACAAATTGAAGAGGAGCAAATAAAAGGCCCGGGAGGAGAACTTGTTCGTTTGGAGATGTTTGTACACGGAGCACTTTGTATGGCTATTAGCGGAAAATGTTATCTCAGTTTGCATGAGATGAATTCTTCAGCAAATCGTGGCTCGTGTTTGCAAACCTGCAGAAGGGCATACACGGTAACAGACAGGGAAACCGGCGCAGAATTGGAGATTGATAATGAATATATTATGTCTCCCAAAGATTTGAAGACCATTCATTTTTTGAATAAAATTCTTGATGCGGGTGTTTCTGTATTAAAAATTGAGGGGCGTGCGCGTTCTCCCGAATATGTAAAAACAACAGTTGAGTGTTATCACGAAGCAGTTGAGGCGTGGCAAAAGAACCAATTTACTGAAGAAAAGGTCGGGGATTGGAACCGGCGCCTTGGCATGGTTTTTAACCGGGGATTCTGGGACGGATACTATCTTGGCCAGCGCCTTGGTGAATGGAGTGCCAACTATGGCTCTCAGGCTACAAAACGAAAACTGTACCTTGGTAAGTGTACAAATTACTTTACTAATATACAGGTAGCAGAATTCAAACTTGAAACAAATAATTTAAGAGTAGGTGATGAGATAATTGTAACTGGCCCGACAACCGGAGTTGTGCAAACTGTTGTAAAGGAAATCAGATATAATTTGCTTTCGGTAGAGGAAGGGATGAAAGGTCAGCGTATTTCCGTATTTGTTGATTCCAAATTACGACGTTCCGACAAATTATTTAAAGTAGTTGAAGCAAAGGAAGTTAAAGTTCGACGTTAA
- a CDS encoding AMP-binding protein: protein MALPDLAKLYTDAFHKNWDNFAFSDYEGKDFKYKEVAANIKSLHLFYQIMGIKKGDKIAVLGRNSANWATVFLSAISSGIVIVPILPDFNKSNTNHIINHSEARIVVGGKQLLEKVDFQNEGRVEAVIALDDFSFHIAKDENVKYKMEDAFEYYKKNKLSREGFQFEKWDKEATCVISYTSGTSGFTKGVMIPERSLVSNIIFAQEHMPLQADDKIVSFLPMAHVYGLLFEFLFPTTLGCHITFLNKIPSPAVITKVFGEVKPHLILSVPLIIEKIYKKRLLPTLQKTSIKILLGTPLVSKIILKKIREKLVETFGGRFYEIVIGGAPLSADVEKFFKRINFPLTVGYGMTECGPLISYDAWNKTMPSSAGKLVDRMEVRIDSEDPYNVVGEIQVKGENVMVGYYKNEKDTAAAFTEDGWLKTGDLGVIDKNNFIYIRGRSKNMILGPSGQNIYPEEIEAKISNLPYVAECVVIDRNGKMVALVYPDFEAVQADKIPEADIPKLMEENRKNVNEELPKYEQISTFEIVNEEFEKTPKKNIKRFKYV from the coding sequence ATGGCATTACCTGATTTAGCTAAACTTTACACCGATGCATTCCACAAGAATTGGGACAATTTTGCATTTTCAGATTATGAGGGAAAAGATTTTAAATACAAAGAAGTTGCGGCGAACATTAAATCGCTCCATCTTTTCTACCAAATAATGGGAATAAAAAAAGGGGACAAAATTGCCGTTTTGGGGCGAAATTCAGCAAACTGGGCAACAGTCTTTCTTTCTGCAATTTCGTCGGGTATTGTAATCGTTCCCATTCTTCCGGATTTTAACAAATCCAATACAAATCACATCATCAATCATTCTGAAGCGCGAATTGTAGTTGGGGGAAAACAACTACTTGAAAAGGTTGATTTTCAAAATGAAGGAAGGGTTGAAGCAGTTATTGCTTTGGATGATTTCTCTTTTCATATTGCTAAAGACGAAAATGTAAAATATAAAATGGAAGATGCTTTTGAATATTACAAAAAAAATAAACTAAGCCGGGAAGGATTTCAGTTTGAAAAATGGGACAAAGAAGCAACCTGCGTAATTTCTTACACATCAGGAACTTCAGGTTTTACCAAGGGAGTTATGATTCCTGAACGCAGCCTGGTTTCAAACATTATTTTTGCTCAGGAGCACATGCCTTTACAAGCCGACGACAAAATCGTTTCGTTTTTACCTATGGCACATGTTTACGGATTATTATTCGAATTCTTATTCCCGACAACTTTAGGTTGTCATATTACTTTCCTGAACAAAATACCGTCTCCCGCTGTAATAACAAAAGTTTTTGGCGAAGTAAAACCTCATCTTATTCTTTCCGTTCCACTGATAATTGAAAAGATTTATAAAAAGCGTTTGTTGCCAACACTCCAAAAAACTTCAATAAAAATATTACTCGGCACTCCTCTTGTATCAAAAATAATTCTGAAAAAAATCAGGGAAAAACTGGTTGAAACTTTTGGAGGGCGTTTCTATGAAATTGTCATTGGGGGTGCCCCCTTAAGTGCCGATGTGGAAAAATTCTTTAAACGAATCAACTTTCCTCTTACCGTTGGGTATGGTATGACAGAGTGTGGCCCGCTTATTAGTTATGATGCCTGGAACAAAACAATGCCCTCTTCGGCCGGTAAATTAGTTGACCGGATGGAAGTGCGGATCGATTCAGAGGATCCTTACAATGTTGTGGGAGAAATTCAGGTAAAAGGAGAAAATGTAATGGTGGGATATTACAAAAATGAAAAAGATACAGCAGCCGCATTTACCGAAGACGGATGGTTAAAAACAGGTGATTTGGGCGTAATAGATAAAAACAATTTTATTTATATCCGTGGTCGTTCAAAGAATATGATTCTCGGACCTTCCGGTCAGAATATTTATCCCGAAGAAATTGAAGCAAAAATCAGTAATCTTCCTTACGTTGCTGAATGTGTTGTAATTGACCGCAACGGGAAAATGGTTGCACTTGTGTATCCTGATTTCGAAGCTGTTCAAGCTGATAAAATACCGGAGGCCGATATCCCTAAATTAATGGAAGAAAACAGGAAAAACGTTAATGAAGAGCTTCCAAAATACGAGCAAATAAGCACTTTCGAGATTGTAAATGAAGAATTTGAAAAAACGCCTAAAAAAAACATAAAACGATTCAAATACGTTTAA
- a CDS encoding sigma-54-dependent transcriptional regulator, translated as MDEKPFKIFVVEDDEWYNRLLVHNLSMNPDYEIESFTSGKECLNNLHKDPDVVTLDYRLPDMKGLEILKQIKSENEEIQVILISEQDEIEVVVELLKYGAYDYIVKSKDIRERLLNTVNNIRKGERLKREIVTLRSEVKKKYNFENTIIGNSPATKKIFSLIEKATRTNISVMVTGETGTGKELVAKAIHYNSQRANKPFIAVNMAAIPKDLTESELFGHEKGAFTGANIRRIGKFEEANGGTLFLDEIAEMDISLQAKLLRALQEKEIVRIGSNKSIKTDSRIIVATNQNLQDAVLKGNFRQDLYYRLFGLSIELPALRNRGNDIITLSKHFIKEFCTENKLPVKSLTTSAVGKLRSYSFPGNIRELKSVIELAITLSDNEEITDESIVLGNDALFNDKLDGEMSLREYNIRIVKKYLDKYDNNTKIVADKLDIGVATIYRMLKETK; from the coding sequence ATGGACGAAAAACCATTTAAAATATTTGTTGTTGAAGATGACGAATGGTATAACAGACTACTGGTACACAATCTTTCCATGAATCCGGATTATGAAATAGAATCGTTTACATCAGGAAAAGAATGTTTAAACAATTTACATAAAGATCCGGATGTTGTAACGCTCGATTATCGCCTGCCCGACATGAAAGGGTTGGAAATTCTAAAACAGATAAAATCGGAAAACGAAGAAATACAGGTTATTTTAATTTCAGAACAGGATGAAATAGAAGTAGTTGTTGAACTGTTAAAATACGGTGCCTACGATTATATTGTAAAATCGAAAGATATTCGGGAGCGTTTGTTAAATACAGTAAACAATATCCGAAAAGGAGAACGACTGAAACGAGAAATAGTAACCCTGAGAAGTGAAGTTAAAAAGAAATATAATTTTGAGAATACGATTATTGGAAACAGCCCGGCTACAAAAAAAATATTCAGTTTAATTGAAAAGGCCACCCGGACAAACATTTCGGTAATGGTTACCGGCGAAACAGGAACGGGAAAAGAACTGGTTGCCAAAGCAATTCATTATAATTCTCAGCGAGCCAACAAGCCTTTTATTGCCGTAAATATGGCAGCTATACCAAAAGATTTAACCGAAAGTGAGTTGTTCGGACACGAAAAAGGAGCTTTTACAGGTGCTAACATCCGCCGGATTGGAAAGTTTGAAGAAGCAAATGGTGGAACACTTTTTCTGGATGAAATAGCGGAGATGGATATTTCACTACAAGCCAAGCTTTTAAGAGCACTCCAAGAAAAAGAAATTGTGAGAATAGGAAGTAATAAGTCAATAAAAACCGACTCCCGGATTATTGTTGCAACCAACCAAAACCTCCAGGATGCTGTTCTGAAAGGAAATTTCAGACAAGATTTGTATTACCGGTTGTTTGGATTATCTATTGAACTACCGGCATTACGCAACCGGGGCAACGATATAATTACGCTTTCGAAACACTTTATAAAAGAATTTTGCACAGAAAATAAACTTCCTGTAAAAAGCCTCACTACATCTGCGGTTGGGAAACTACGCTCCTACTCATTCCCTGGAAATATCAGAGAATTAAAGTCGGTTATTGAGCTCGCCATTACACTCTCCGACAATGAAGAAATTACGGATGAAAGCATTGTTTTAGGAAACGACGCGCTGTTTAACGACAAGCTTGATGGTGAAATGAGTTTGCGCGAGTACAATATCCGCATTGTAAAAAAATACCTCGATAAATACGATAACAATACCAAAATTGTTGCTGACAAGCTTGACATCGGCGTTGCAACAATTTACCGCATGCTTAAAGAAACGAAATAG
- a CDS encoding TIM barrel protein has product MKNTTRRNFLKTTIAATSGAMLASPAWAGYASKSPFKISLAEWSFHRALFANEMTNLDFPVITRELGMEGVEYVNQFFKDKAKDEKYLAELKKIAKNEGVENVLIMCDGEGMVGHPEKAERLKTVENHKKWVDAAKFLGCHSIRVNAGSRGSYEEQQKLAADGLRMLCEYGDSKKINVIVENHGGLSSNAEWLVGVMKLVDHKRVGTLPDFGNFVIDRQTGETYDRYKGVELLMPYAKGVSGKSHNFDAQGNETESDFYRLMKIVKDAGYKGYVDVEYEGSELPEKEGVIATKKLLEKVFDSLG; this is encoded by the coding sequence ATGAAAAATACAACCCGCAGGAATTTCCTAAAAACAACAATTGCCGCTACCTCTGGTGCCATGCTGGCTTCTCCCGCCTGGGCAGGATATGCATCAAAATCTCCGTTTAAAATATCGCTTGCCGAATGGTCTTTTCACAGGGCACTTTTTGCCAATGAAATGACAAATCTCGATTTCCCGGTAATTACTCGTGAACTGGGGATGGAAGGTGTTGAATATGTAAATCAATTTTTTAAAGACAAGGCAAAAGATGAAAAATATTTAGCTGAGTTAAAGAAAATTGCAAAAAATGAAGGTGTTGAAAATGTTTTGATTATGTGCGATGGAGAAGGAATGGTTGGTCATCCTGAAAAAGCTGAACGATTAAAAACCGTTGAAAACCACAAAAAATGGGTTGATGCTGCAAAATTTCTCGGATGTCATTCAATCCGCGTAAATGCAGGAAGCAGAGGAAGCTATGAAGAGCAACAAAAGCTGGCTGCTGACGGGCTCAGGATGCTGTGTGAATACGGAGACAGCAAAAAAATAAATGTAATTGTTGAAAACCACGGAGGTCTCTCAAGCAATGCCGAATGGTTGGTTGGCGTTATGAAGCTGGTAGATCACAAACGCGTAGGCACTTTACCCGATTTTGGAAACTTTGTTATCGACAGACAAACCGGCGAAACTTACGACCGCTACAAAGGTGTTGAACTACTTATGCCTTATGCAAAAGGAGTTAGCGGAAAATCGCACAATTTCGATGCACAGGGAAACGAAACTGAATCCGATTTTTACCGCTTGATGAAAATCGTAAAAGACGCGGGGTATAAAGGTTACGTTGACGTGGAATACGAAGGAAGTGAACTCCCGGAAAAAGAAGGGGTTATAGCAACAAAAAAATTACTTGAAAAAGTTTTTGATTCACTTGGTTAA
- a CDS encoding acyltransferase family protein: MNSKKGFTFSNDRLLSLDFFRGMTMFLLVAEGTALWSVLVKDPIAGTILEPFFEQFHHHHWNGLRFWDLIQPFFMFIVGVAMPFSYAKRRKRGDPKSKITKHIIQRCILLLAFGVGLHCAYRRELVWELWNVLSQLSATILIAYFLMRYKWSTQIIVSIGLLIVTEMAYRLFPLEGYNQPFVKDHNFGSWMDMILMGKINPGGGWVAINFIPTAAHTIWGVVAGQVLMSEKTGNQKIKRITGAGIIILLLGYLLDWTSVTPIVKRISTSSFVLASGGWALLVLAFSYWFIDIKKINRWIFPFVIVGMNPIFIYLFSNTIGGQWFNDFVAIFTDGILTWFGASEFVMNLFAALTILALEWLLCYYLYRKRIFFKI; this comes from the coding sequence ATGAATTCTAAAAAAGGATTTACGTTTTCAAATGATCGTTTGTTATCTCTCGATTTTTTCCGTGGAATGACAATGTTCCTTTTGGTTGCGGAAGGAACAGCACTTTGGAGCGTACTTGTAAAAGACCCGATTGCAGGAACAATTCTTGAACCTTTTTTTGAACAGTTTCACCATCACCACTGGAATGGATTACGGTTTTGGGATTTAATCCAACCCTTCTTTATGTTTATTGTTGGTGTTGCCATGCCTTTTTCATACGCCAAACGCAGAAAGCGGGGAGATCCAAAAAGCAAAATCACAAAACATATCATTCAGCGCTGTATTTTACTCCTGGCATTTGGTGTAGGACTACATTGTGCTTACCGCCGCGAGCTTGTTTGGGAACTCTGGAATGTATTGTCACAATTGTCGGCTACTATTCTGATTGCCTATTTTTTAATGCGATACAAATGGTCGACACAAATTATTGTTTCCATAGGGTTGTTAATTGTTACCGAAATGGCTTACCGTCTTTTCCCTTTGGAAGGTTATAACCAACCTTTTGTTAAAGACCACAATTTTGGAAGCTGGATGGATATGATTTTGATGGGCAAGATAAATCCGGGCGGAGGCTGGGTTGCCATCAATTTTATTCCAACCGCAGCGCACACTATTTGGGGCGTGGTAGCCGGGCAGGTTTTAATGTCGGAAAAAACCGGAAATCAAAAAATTAAACGTATAACAGGCGCCGGTATAATTATTCTGTTACTGGGTTATCTGCTCGACTGGACTTCAGTAACACCGATAGTAAAACGAATCAGTACTTCATCGTTTGTTTTGGCTTCAGGAGGCTGGGCGCTGCTTGTACTTGCCTTCAGTTACTGGTTTATCGATATCAAAAAGATAAACCGGTGGATTTTCCCCTTTGTTATTGTAGGAATGAACCCGATCTTTATTTATTTGTTTTCTAATACAATTGGAGGTCAGTGGTTTAATGATTTTGTTGCCATTTTTACCGATGGAATTTTGACTTGGTTTGGAGCTTCTGAATTTGTTATGAATTTATTTGCTGCACTAACGATTTTGGCACTGGAGTGGTTACTTTGCTATTATTTGTACCGAAAAAGAATATTCTTTAAAATATAA
- a CDS encoding mechanosensitive ion channel family protein, with protein MNQNYEDLLNRASEFIVAYGLKVIMAIVVLIVGLWIIRRVVKVTGRVMEKREVNVSLRGFLKSLFGILLKVLLLISIAEMVGIKTTSFIAIIGAAGLAVGLALQGTLANFAGGVMILLFKPFKVGDLIESQGHLGVVKEIHIFVTILLTPESKTVILPNSAVSSSDIVNYTTEGVIRVDLTFGISYESNIKEAKNILLGILNSHPNVLKDPAPFVGVAELADSSVNLAVRPYAKPADYWNVYFSVYEEGKLALDAAGVTIPFPQVDVHMRK; from the coding sequence ATGAATCAAAATTATGAAGACTTACTAAACAGAGCTTCTGAGTTTATAGTAGCTTATGGCTTAAAGGTAATCATGGCGATAGTTGTATTAATTGTCGGCCTTTGGATAATTCGGCGCGTTGTAAAAGTTACCGGACGTGTGATGGAAAAAAGAGAAGTGAACGTGTCGCTTCGGGGCTTTCTTAAAAGCCTGTTTGGAATTTTACTTAAGGTTTTATTGTTGATAAGTATAGCCGAAATGGTTGGCATAAAAACTACTTCTTTTATCGCTATCATCGGGGCGGCCGGTCTTGCAGTTGGCTTAGCTTTACAGGGAACGCTGGCAAATTTTGCCGGAGGAGTTATGATTTTGCTTTTTAAACCTTTTAAAGTGGGAGATTTAATTGAATCTCAGGGGCATTTAGGTGTTGTTAAGGAGATTCACATTTTTGTAACCATTTTGCTTACCCCGGAAAGTAAAACGGTTATCTTACCGAATTCAGCTGTTTCAAGTAGCGATATAGTTAATTATACTACTGAAGGTGTTATTCGTGTTGACTTAACTTTTGGAATTTCTTATGAATCAAATATAAAGGAAGCCAAAAATATTCTGTTGGGAATACTAAACAGTCATCCAAATGTATTAAAAGATCCTGCTCCGTTTGTTGGTGTTGCTGAACTTGCCGACAGTTCGGTAAACCTTGCAGTTCGCCCATATGCAAAACCTGCAGATTACTGGAACGTTTATTTTAGCGTGTATGAAGAGGGTAAACTTGCATTGGATGCCGCAGGAGTTACAATTCCGTTTCCTCAAGTGGATGTGCACATGAGAAAATAA